In a genomic window of bacterium:
- a CDS encoding ketoacyl-ACP synthase III, with the protein MARIAGIGKSVPETILTNADLEKIVDTSDEWITARSGIKERRIMRRGDKTSDYCIAAARQALERAGVSPEELEFIILGTISPDMRFPATAIFVQEALNAVNAAAWDISATCSGFLYSLYQGEAIIALGRARKGLVIGAEMLTSVTDYTDRGTCVLFGDGAGAVVLTEAEQDERGILSTYLGSGGNASQFLYCIGQGTVGSVGTGNAVDGERFCRMNGNEVFKYAVRTLVKSANESLRIAGLTTADVDWLVPHQANLRIMEATAERLGIPREKVYVNIHKYGNTSSASVPIALEEGRQDGSFKDGQVLCCIAFGGGFTWGGATIRL; encoded by the coding sequence CGAGTGACGAGTGGATCACCGCCCGAAGCGGCATCAAGGAACGTCGCATCATGCGGCGCGGCGACAAGACCTCTGACTATTGCATCGCTGCTGCACGCCAGGCTCTCGAGCGTGCGGGGGTGTCTCCCGAAGAACTCGAATTCATTATCCTCGGAACCATCTCGCCCGATATGCGCTTTCCGGCCACCGCGATCTTCGTGCAGGAAGCGCTGAATGCGGTCAATGCCGCCGCCTGGGATATCAGCGCCACTTGTTCCGGATTCCTCTACTCGCTGTATCAGGGGGAGGCGATCATCGCCTTGGGCCGCGCCAGGAAGGGGCTGGTCATCGGCGCGGAAATGCTCACCTCGGTCACCGACTATACGGATCGCGGAACCTGCGTTCTCTTCGGTGACGGAGCGGGCGCGGTGGTCCTGACCGAAGCCGAGCAAGATGAGCGCGGAATCCTGTCTACCTACCTTGGATCCGGCGGCAATGCATCGCAGTTCCTTTACTGTATCGGTCAGGGCACGGTCGGTTCCGTCGGCACGGGAAACGCGGTGGACGGGGAACGATTCTGTCGGATGAACGGCAATGAAGTTTTCAAATATGCCGTTCGTACGTTGGTTAAATCGGCGAATGAATCCCTTCGGATCGCCGGCCTTACGACCGCCGACGTAGACTGGCTGGTTCCCCATCAGGCCAATCTGCGCATTATGGAAGCAACCGCTGAGCGCCTCGGAATTCCCCGTGAAAAAGTCTACGTCAACATTCACAAGTACGGTAACACTTCCTCAGCATCCGTACCGATCGCCCTCGAAGAAGGCCGGCAAGACGGATCGTTCAAGGACGGTCAGGTTCTCTGCTGCATCGCCTTCGGCGGCGGGTTCACGTGGGGCGGCGCAACGATCCGCCTCTGA